The Castanea sativa cultivar Marrone di Chiusa Pesio chromosome 11, ASM4071231v1 genome contains a region encoding:
- the LOC142617618 gene encoding uncharacterized protein LOC142617618, which produces MVMSVFLSFIFRPPTSLFIKATAVVILASFAYVGFSEASGKHLNYSKFWNANSLKSTTKQIKLSSRTGMLFLYTPAFLAALTSFVLFPHHDFRTLLLKSVLALHFFKRIFEVLVVHQYSGGMMLDSAITISLGYFTYTAGMIYAQHLSQDISEPPVDLKYPGILLFLIGISGNFYHHYLLSKLRGKGDKEYRIPKGGLFDLVICPHYLFEIIDFLGISFISQTLYAFSFTLGTIFYLMGRSYATRRWYLSKFENFPKDVKALIPYIF; this is translated from the exons ATGGTGATGTCTGTGTTCCTGAGTTTTATTTTCCGACCACCCACATCACTTTTCATCAAGGCCACGGCCGTTGTCATTTTAGCATCATTTGCTTATGTTGGGTTCTCGGAAGCAAGTGGAAAGCACTTGAACTACTCCAAATTTTGGAATGCAAATTCTCTCAAATCTACAACAAAGCAAATTAAACTTTCTAGTAGAACAGGCATGCTCTTTCTCTATACTCCGGCGTTTCTTGCTGCTCTCACATCCTTTGTGCTTTTCCCACATCATGATTTCCGAACTCTATTGCTTAAGTCAGTTCTAGCCCTTCATTTCTTTAAGAGGATCTTTGAG GTGCTAGTTGTTCACCAATACAGCGGCGGGATGATGCTTGATTCTGCAATTACTATCTCTCTTGGCTATTTCACGTACACTGCAGGCATGATTTATGCTCAGCACCTATCACAAGACATTTCAGAGCCACCAGTTGATCTGAAGTATCCTGGAATCTTGTTGTTTCTTATAGGAATTAGTGGCAATTTTTACCATCATTACCTTCTCTCTAAACTGAGGGGAAAAGGTGACAAAGAATATAGGATTCCAAAGGGTGGTTTGTTTGACTTAGTGATATGCCCACATTatctttttgaaattatagATTTCTTAGGGATCTCTTTTATCTCCCAAACGCTATATGCATTCTCCTTCACTTTAGGAACTATTTTTTACTTGATGGGAAGGAGTTATGCCACCAGGAGATGGTATctctcaaaatttgaaaattttcccaAGGATGTTAAGGCTCTCATTccatatattttctaa
- the LOC142616436 gene encoding uncharacterized protein LOC142616436: protein MSKRKKVDAFFKKKDVSNLEIKILVAVETNVDTSMSDEHPSKCSRIQSEEIDHNPGSRKQICEFPINKQDEIQRTYLKEGPYQPENIDYPYNNDTHRRRFQVSWFESHRGWLEYSPSVDAIYCLPCYLFGKKPIGHPGSDAFISTGFNNWKKVSERMNCPLICHVGKDPNSPHKIDVKCCEDLKNYSQHIVKLIEKQTSKELENNRVWLKTSIKCARWLAFQACAFRGHDESLDSKNRGNFIELIKFASTFNNKVASVVLEIAPRNAKYTSPTIQKEILHILASNVRNAIREEIGDAKFCILVNEARDESKRKQMAIILRFVEKNGFIKERFFHVVHVRDTTALTLKNEICVVLSRYNLHIENIRGQGYD, encoded by the coding sequence ATGAGCAAACGAAAAAAAGTTGAtgcattctttaagaaaaaagatgttAGCAATTTAGAAATTAAGATACTTGTGGCTGTAGAAACAAATGTTGATACTTCAATGTCTGATGAGCACCCCTCCAAATGTTCAAGAATTCAATCTGAAGAGATAGATCATAATCCAGGATCACGTAAACAAATATGTGAATTCCCTATCAATAAACAAGATGAAATCCAACGAACTTATCTCAAAGAAGGTCCATATCAACCTGAAAATATAGACTATCCATATAACAATGATACTCATCGTCGTCGATTTCAAGTTTCATGGTTTGAATCACATAGGGGTTGGTTGGAATACTCACCTTCAGTGGATGCGATATATTGTCTACCTTGCTACCTTTTTGGTAAGAAACCAATAGGTCATCCCGGATCAGATGCATTCATTTCAACAGGTTTTAATAATTGGAAAAAGGTGAGTGAACGAAtgaattgtcctttaatttGTCATGTAGGGAAAGATCCAAACTCCCCACATAAAATTGATGTGAAATGTTGCGAGGATTTAAAGAATTATTCACAACATATTGTCAAGCTAATTGAGAAACAAACGTCAAAAGAATTAGAGAATAATCGAGTATGGCTCAAAACCTCAATAAAGTGTGCTCGATGGCTAGCATTCCAAGCTTGTGCTTTTAGAGGTCATGATGAAAGCCTTGATTCAAAAAATAGaggtaattttattgaattgatAAAATTTGCATCAACTTTCAATAACAAAGTAGCTAGTGTTGTCTTGGAAATTGCTCCACGAAATGCCAAATATACATCACCCACAATTCAAAAGGAGATTTTGCATATTCTTGCTAGTAATGTGCGAAATGCTATTCGTGAAGAAATTGGAGATGCAAAATTTTGCATTCTCGTTAATGAAGCCCGGGATGAGTCGAAGAGAAAGCAAATGGCCATTATTTTGAggtttgttgaaaaaaatggtTTCATTAAAGAGCGTTTCTTTCATGTTGTGCATGTTAGAGATACTACTGCGTTGACCCTAAAGAATGAGATTTGTGTTGTCCTTTCTCGTTACAACCTTCACATTGAGAATATTCGAGGTCAAGGGTATGATTAA